A DNA window from Engystomops pustulosus chromosome 6, aEngPut4.maternal, whole genome shotgun sequence contains the following coding sequences:
- the LOC140065523 gene encoding phospholipase A2 inhibitor NAI-like, with amino-acid sequence MIPSLTMKNLVLMTCVISALVASVVSVKCLACCSENSTTCKNVTEIECLGDYCMTCSQWFFNGNKEYNGILKGCPDAEMCENEGRTGGENLKFRFYTSCCKGDYCNRDQYRLPVDDRTPNGVQCDTCYSLNSTEECVSTKKINCTGNENQCFTYIGTMKNPDGSVVNYSLKGCANNYTCRYNVDRHIGVTFLYGKGMNCYTPHNPPVPPKYTNGS; translated from the exons ATGATCCCATCGCTCACCATGAAGAACCTGGTGCTCATGACTTGTGTCATCTCCGCTCTTGTTGCTTCAG TTGTTTCGGTTAAATGCTTGGCTTGCTGTTCCGAAAACTCCACAACATGTAAAAACGTGACTGAAATCGAATGCCTTGGAGACTATTGTATGACCTGTTCTCAATGGTTCTTTAACG GCAACAAGGAATATAATGGAATATTAAAAGGTTGTCCCGATGCTGAAATGTGTGAAAATGAAGGTCGGACTGGAGGAGAAAATTTAAAATTTAGATTTTATACATCTTGCTGCAAGGGGGACTACTGCAACAGGGATCAATACAGAC TTCCTGTAGATGATCGAACACCGAATGGTGTCCAATGTGACACCTGCTACAGTCTTAACTCCACTGAGGAATGTGTGAGCACCAAAAAGATAAACTGCACCGGAAATGAGAATCAATGTTTTACCTACATAGGGACGATGAAGAATCCCG ATGGCTCTGTGGTGAATTATTCCCTCAAAGGTTGTGCAAACAATTATACTTGTCGTTACAATGTCGATAGGCACATCGGGGTCACTTTCCTTTATGGAAAAGGCATGAACTGCTATACACCGCATAATCCTCCCGTCCCCCCCAAGTATACAAACGGATCATAG